A window of Nonomuraea angiospora genomic DNA:
GGGCGAGCGGCGGCGCATCGCCCGCGAGCTGCACGACGAGATCGGCCAGAGCCTGACCGTGGTGCTCCTCGGCCTGAAGCGGGTGGTCGACCGCGCGCCCGGCGACCTGCGCGAGGAGCTGCACGGCGTGCAGGAGACCGTGCGCGCCAGCCTCGACGAGGTGCGGCAGGTCGCCCGCCGGCTGCGCCCCGGCGTGCTGGAGGACCTCGGCCTGCACGCCGCCCTGAGCGCCCTGTGCAGCGACGTCTCGCAGATGAGCGGCGTCCAGGTGACCCGCGCCGTCCAGCACGACCTGCCAGAGCTGGGCGAGGACGTCGAGCTCGTGCTGTACCGGATCGCCCAGGAGAGCCTCACGAACATCGCCAGGCACGCCCGCGCCACGCGTGCCGAGCTGTCGCTGGCCACGCACGACGGGCGGCTGACCCTGCGCGTCACCGACGACGGGCAGGGCGGCGCGCGCCAGGACGGGGCCGGGATCCGGGGCATGCGCGAGCGCGCCCTGCTGATCGGCGCCCGCCTGACCGTCGACTCCCCGCCGGGGGAGGGCACCCGCGTCCACCTGACCATCCCGAACGATCGGAGCCCAACGCGGTGAGCACTGCCAAGACCAGGATCCTGCTGGCCGACGACCACGCGCTGGTCCGCCGGGGACTGAAGATGATCCTCGACGCGGAGCCCGACCTGGAGGTCGTCGCCGAGGCCGCCGACGGCGCGGAGGCCGTCACGGCCGCGTCGGAGGACGCGGTGGACCTGGCCATCCTGGACATCGCGATGCCGCGGATGACCGGGCTCCAGGCGGCCCGCGAGATCTCCCGCCGCGCGCCCGGCATCCGCATCCTGATCCTGTCCATGTACGACAACGAGCAGTACTTCTTCGAGGCCCTCAAGGTCGGCGCCTCGGGATACGTGCTCAAGTCGGTCGCCGACCAGGACCTGCTGGAGGCGTGCCGGGCCACGATGCGAGGCGAGCCGTTCCTGTATCCCGGGGCGGTCACCGCGCTCATCCGCGACTACCTGCAGCGCTCGCGCGAGGGCGAGCGCATGCCCGAGAGCATCCTGACGCCCCGGGAGGAGGAGATCGTCAAGCTGATCGCGGAGGGCAACTCGGCCAAGGAGATCGCGGAGACGCTCGTCATCAGCGTGAAGACCGTGGACCGGCACCGGGCCAACATCCTGCAGAAGCTCGGCATGCGCGACCGCCTCGACCTGACCCGCTACGCCATCCGCGCGGGCCTCGTCGAGCCCTGACGTTACAGGTCAGCGGGCCAACTCAGTCCATAGCGAGCGCCGTCTGCCATGATGACGCGCCGGGAATTGAGGAAGAGACGTCGATCCGCCTGGCGTAGCCTGTCCAGCCCCATCCTTGTGAGTACATTCGCGACCGCCAACTCGTCCCAGGGAACATCCGTAGCGGCGATTTCGAGCTCCATCAGGATGACGGCGACGCGTAGCCGGGCATAGGGCGACGGATCGACCTTGACGAGATCATGGACGAGGCTTTTCTGCCGGGTGTCGCGCGCGATGAGGTCCGATACGCAATCGGCGATCGCATCGGCGTTCCGCTCACCCTTGATCAGTGGAATCAGCCGGCGGATCAGTGTGGCAGTAACTTCCGGCTCGATTTCTGGTATGTCCCGTGCGAGCAGGCGCAGGATGCTCCCGACGCAGTCGATGGCCGACTCATGGCCGTCCGGCATCGACAACTGCCGGAGCAGGTCTCGATATCCTGTGGCGACATCCGTGCGGCCATAGAGCAGGTTCTCCAGACAGTCGGCCAAGGGTTCCTTCCGCATGACGATCCCCCGCTCGGGGATGCCGACGTTCTCACCCCTGTCACCGGCCAAGCCCAAGGATTCGTCCAGGAGAAACCGTTTCTCCATCCGCTCTATCTCGTGCTTTGCCGCCACATCATGCGCCCCAGTCGAATTGAGGGAGTCTGGGTCCGAGGAGAGCGACAACTCGCCGATCGACACCCGGACATCGTCCTCAGCGGCCTCGGAAGTCCTGCTCACACGGAAGAGCTGAAGATGGTTGAGCCATTCCTCCTTCAGCGCCGCGTGCTTCACAAGGTGTGCATGACGCTGCCACTCGTCGATCGGGTCGGTGCCGATCCCGAGTAACTCCCTGACGCTCACATACTCCGCGGTGGTCGCGCTCATGACGATCAGATTGGCCTCGTAGTATGCACTTCGCTTCGTCGTCATGAGCCGATTGGGCAGGTACTCGGCAAAACGATGATCGGTTCGATTGTCGCGTTGCTGGAACAGTCGCGTGACGAGTTTGTCGTAGGCGCCGGTGGTGCCAGCCATCTCCTTGAGGAAGCCGAGCACAGCCCGTCGACTGGACAGCAACGCGAACGAGGAGAGCGCGTAGAGCGGACCGTCCTGCGGCCGGTCGTCGCCGAACGGTCTCGCGGAGGCGGCGGCCTCGGCGCGCAACTGCTCGAGCACGTTGAAAAACAGGAAGGCGACGAGATATTCGGCGAAGGTGGCGTGCAGGAACTCGTACGTCGCGACCGGCTGCCCGTTCTGGACGGCCTTTGCCTCATGGATGAAGAAGAATCGTGCGATGATCTTCTCTGCCGGGCTGAGTGAGGCGCGGAAATCCGTGCTCGGCGACCTTCCGTCCTTCGGGAACCACACTTGCAGATCTTGATCGATCTCGTCTCGCGAGACCCATTGCCGGCGTCGGTTCATCATGGCGATGGCGACGATCGCCAGCCTCCTGAGCTCATAATCAACGGCCTCCTCCATTGCCTCGGCGGCCAGGTTGGAGTCTTTTTTGGCGATCTCCCTTTCCACGAAACGGGTCAGCACCCGGCGATAGAGCTCAGTCCGTGCGATGCACCCGGAGTCGAGCTGTAGCCCATTGGCATCGGCATCGTAGAGCGCGAGCATGAGCAGCAGTAAGGGCTCGGATGCCAGCTCTCTCTGAGACACCACATGCTCTGGGAGAAGCGGACGTAGCGCCCGACCTCGGAAATAGTTCTCGTTGACCGAATTCCAGGTCTCTATCCATGTGCTGATCTGTTCCGGATCGAAGGGTTCGAGCTGGACGGCGAGGAGGCCGTCGGGCAACCTGCACCAATTGGCGACGGCCGCGCGGGTGGTGACCACGGCTGCGACCGCACGGCCCTGGTCGCGTTCGCGTCGCTGGAAATCGGCCACCTTCTCGAGGAAGTCGCTCCTGTGCACCCCTGTGGCCTGGACTGCCTCGTCGAGCCCGTCGAAGAGCAGCACGGGCAGTATTCCTGAGTGTGCGGCGGAGCGTGCGAGGTTCGCCCAGTGGACGTTCTCGTGTGTCAACTGAGATACCGCGGCCTCGATCTGCATGTGCGGCTCGGCATCGGCCGGCACACTGCGCATCGAAATACAAATCGGCAGGAACTGGTTCGCCGGGAGCCGGGCAGCCAGAATCTGCATGAGCACCGACTTGCCTGAGCCGGGCTGGCCGAGAACGATCAGCGGAGCCGTTACGGCTCGCGGCGAGGTGAGGAATCCCGCGAGGAATTGTGGCAGGTTCTTCCGGACCTTGACGTTCTCCCACCACACTCTGGAACTGATGTCGGCCGGGGTCCCGGATTCGGTGACCTGGCGGATCCGGCGGGAGACGGCATGTCCGCCGCCGGGCTCGCAGACACGAAACCTCGGGTCCACGTACGCGGCCGAGAGCTTGGGTATTCGCAGATCTTCCGGCAGATCCCTCGCGGCATTGACCGGCCGGTCGAGTGCCGCCCTGTTCGCGTTGGTGATGCTCAGCAGTTGGTGGGCGGGAGCGATCCCGGATACGAGATCCGAGAGCCTGTGCTCCAGTTCGGCCAGACCCGTGCGGATGACGTCCCGAGTTGCCTGATGGTGTCCAATATCGGCCCAAATGGAAAATTCTCGACAATCGAGACTCAACTGTCGATACAGCTCTTGATAGCGAGCGCAGGCATAATCGGGAAGCTCGCCTATCAGGCGGAGCGGCACGTGACGCTGCGCTGTCTCGTCCAGATCCTCCCAGATTTTCAGGCCGCGAAGGAAGGTTGTGAGACTGGCGGCCACCGCGACGTAATGCCGCCGTATGATGTGGAGGTTCTCTTCGTAGGACCGGTGCATCTCGGGCACCAAGACCTCAGCGTTCAGGATGTTGTCTCTGACCTTGTCCTTGCTCTTGGACCGGTTGCCGATTTCCACGATCTCTCTCCTGCTCAGGTCGAGTTGCTTCGCGGTGAACGGCAGGTCTACCTGGTCGATAGCCTCCAGAAACGCGGCGAGCACGATGATCGCGTGGGCTGCTTCCAGTCGTTGTGTGCGTGTGTATCGACCAAGGCCGCTGAGTTTGCCGCGCAGGTTGCTGACGAGTTCGTGGCACAGGCGTACGGCTTCTGCTTTGGCGTCTATCAGGCCGAGAGCAACGCTGAAGCCTGCGGCGGCGGCACCAAGGAGAGCCCCACCGACGATCTTGTCCAAGGCCTTGATCGTCGCGCTCTCTCCACCGAGTATGCGGAGCGCGTCCGCGTACGTGATCGATTTCGACACAAGCTGATTATTGTGTGTCTTGGAGATGTTCGGTGGGTAATGCTGTGATCGACGCCCTAGCTTGAGGCGATAAATTAATGGGCTTTTGTCCATATAGGTCACGAAATGGGATCTCGTGGTGGACAAGTGGGCCGCCTCGCCCGGCTTGGACCACTCCTCGCGCTGTGGGAGCGAGTAGTGGCCCTGTGCCCGGGGATCAGAGCATGCGCTGGATGACCTGCGGCGTGGCCGGCACGTCGTCGTTCTCGATGGAGTGCCGCTCCTCGGCGGTGATCAGGCCGAGGCCGTGCAGGATGGCGGCCGCCCTGCGCCAGAGCCGGCGGGCCTCGTCGCACTCGCCGCTCTCGCTCAGCGCGTGCCCGAGCCCCCAGAGGCTCTCCGCCTCGACGTAGTCGCCGCCGTGGCCCGCGGCCCGGTAGCGGGCCAGCGCCTCGCGGTGGTGCGCGACCGCCCGGGCGGGGTCGCCGGCCAGCCGGTACGCCTCCGCGAGGTTGGCCAGGGCGGTCACCGCGTCGAGCGCCGCGCCCGTCTCCTCCAGGATCGCGACCGATCGCACGCCGGCCTCGACGGCCTCGGCGAACCGCCCGGCCCGCTGGTAGACCAGCCCGAGATGGGTGAGGATGGCGCCCTGCCCGTAGCGGTCGTCCATGAGCGCGATGGCCTGCCGATGATGGTCGGCGGCCTCGTCGAAGCGGCCCGCCCCGCGGTAGGCGATGCCGAGGTGGTCGAGCAGGGCGGCCGCGCGGCGCTTGTTCCCCAGCCGCCGGTGGATGGCCAGCGAACGGTTCATGTGGGCGATGCCGACGATCTGGTTGCCCACGCACACGTGCGCCCAGCCGAGGTCGCCCAGGACCACGGCCTCGTCGAACGGCTCCGCGGTGTGCTCGGCGGCCCGCAACGCGGCTTCGCTGAGAGCCAGCAGCCCGCGCCAGCGGCCCGTGGAATAGAGCGGGACCGCGAACGTCACCGCCAGCGCGACCCCGAGCCCGGCCGCGGGCGTGCCGCGCGTCTGGCCGACGGCCGCGAGCAGGTTGTCCTCCTCGGCGTCGACCCAGGCCCGCAGGTCCTCGTTCGTCTCCAGCGCCAGCCCGGGACGCGTGAGGGAGCTCGGGCCGACCTCGTTGCGCCACGTGTAGGCCGGCTTCAGCATCTCGATCGCCGTGCGCGCGGTGGCCAGGTGGTGGTGCAGCGCGCGCTCCACGGCCAGCCGCCTGGCCGGCTCGCTCTCCTCCTCCGCCGCCCGCTCGCGGGCGAACAGCCGCAGCAGGTCGTGCAGGTCGTAGCGGTCGGGGGCGCGTTCCTGCACGAGCCGCGCGTCCACCAGCAGGTCGAGCAGGCGCTGGGCGCGTTCCTCGGGCAGGCCGGCCAGCGCGGCGGCCGTGGGCAGGCCGAGATCGGGGCCGTCCAGCAGGCCGAGCAGCCGGAACATCCGCGCCGCCGCGATCCCGTCGGCGTCGGACTTCAGCTCCTGGTAGCCGGCCTGGAAGCTGGCGCGCAGCCCCCGGTCGTCGGCCCGCAGCTCGTCGAGGCGGCGGTGGGCGGAGGCCAGCCGCCCGGCCAGCGCCGACACCTGCCACGACGGGCGGGCCCGCAGCCGGGCCGCGGCCAGGCAGAGCGCCAGCGGCAGGCCGCCGCACAGCCGGACCACCTCGGCCGCGGCGGCGGGCTCGGCGGCGATCCGCCCGTCGCCGACGATGCCGCCCAGCAGGGCCAGGGCGTCGCCGTTGGGCAGCACGTCCAGCGACACCTGCGTGGCGCCGTCGAACGAGGCGAGCATCCGGCGGCTGGTGACCAGCACGGCGCACGTCGGACTGCCGGGGAGCAGGGGCCGCACCTGCGCGGCGTCCCTGGCGTTGTCGAGGATGACGAGCATCCTCCTGCCGACGGTCAGCGACCGGAACCGGCCCGCGGCCTCCTCCAGGTCCGTGGGCACCGCCGACCCGGCCACGCCCAGCGAGCGCAGGAACCGCCCGAGCGCCTCGACCGGATCGACGGGGACGACCTGCGGCGAGGCGCCGTGCAGGTCCACGTAGAGCTGGCCGTCGGGGTAGCGGCCGGCCAGCGCGTGGGCGACGTGGATGGCCAGGGAGGACTTGCCGACGCCGCCGATGCCGCTGATCTGGCAGATCCGCACCGCGCCCGGCCCGTCGCCGGCCAGCGCCGCGCTCACCCGCGCCACCTCCTCGGCCCGCCCGGTGAACGACGCCGGCGCGGCGGGCAGCTCCGCCGGCACCGCGGCCGGGGGCGGGCCGGCGGACACCGGCGCCGCCGGCGGCTCGGCGTCCGGCTCCTCGCGCAGGATGCGCTGGTGCAGCTCCTGCAGCTCGCCGCCCGGCTCGACGCCCAGCCCGTCGACGAGCCGCCGCCTGGCGTCGCGGTACACCTCCAGGGCGGCGGCCCTGCGCCCGTCCTGGTGCAGCGCCGCCATCATCAGGTACGCCAGCCGCTCCCGCAGCGGATGCTCGCCGATCAGCACCGGCAGCTCGGCCAGCGGCTCCCGGCACAGCCCGAGACGCAGGTCGGCCGCGATGCGCTCCTCGACGGCCGCGAGCCGCTCCTCCTCCAGCGGCCCGCCGAACGTCTCACGCAACCACTCGCCGGCGACCCCGGCCAGCGGCGGCCCGCTCCACAGCTCCAGCGCCCGCCGCAGCAGCGGGCCCGCCTCGTCCTGGCCGCCCGCCCGCGCCCGCTCGACCAGGTGGCGCGAGAGGTAGAGGTCGACCCGCAGCGGATCGAGGTCGAGCCGGTAGCCGGGCGAGGAGGTGACCAGCTCGACGCCGGGGATCCCGGCCAGGACCCGGCGCAGCCGCGACACGTACCCCTGGATGGCGTTGCGGGCCGACGGCGGCGGCTCCTGGTCCCACACGGCCTCCACCAGCCGGTCGAGTGGCACCGTGCGGCCCGGGTGGAGCAGCAGCATGGCCAGCACCGAGCGCTGCTGCGCGGTCGAAGGCCCCAGTGACCTGCCGCCCGACCAGATCCCCACCGGCCCCAGCAGCCGGAACTCCGCACCGTCCAACGGCCGCCCCTCTCAGTGATCGGCTTCCACCCTATCCAGCCGACGATCATCGCGGGCGCAACCGTCTCATCCTCCGGAGTCCACGCGGCGGCCGTTGATCCACACCTCGCGCAGCACGAGCCCCGTCACCTCGCGTACGACGTCGTCCTCGGCCATCTCCTCGAACACGCTGTCGGTCACCCGCACGCCCTTGATCGGGTTGCCCGGGTTGCCGATCAGGTTGAACGCCCTGGGCGCCCGCCCCGCCCGCAGGCGGCGCACGTCGATGGCGCCCACGTCGGGGAAGTACGGGCCGGTGTCCTTGTTCTCGTAGTTCAGGGCCACCTCGATCACCGCATCGGCGGCCTGGCCCACCGTGATGTCTCTGAAGTAGACGTCCCTGACGTAGCCGCCGCGGTCGGGGTTGGTCTTGATCCGGATCGCGCGCTCCAGGCGGGGGCTGCTCATCGTGCAGTTCCAGGCGTAGACCCAGCGCACGCCGCCGGTGGTCTCGCTGCCGATCGTCACGCCGCCGTTGCCGTCGCGCATCACGCAGGAGTCCACGAGCACGTTCGCGGAGGGCGCGTTCACCCGGCGGCCGTCGGCGTTCTTGCCCGCCTTGATCGCCACGCAGTCGTCGCCCGTGTTGAACTCGCACCGCTCGATGAGCACGTCCACGCACGACTCGGGGTCGCAGCCGTCGTTGTTGGGGCCGTTCGGGCTGTCCACGGTGACCTCGCGGATCGTCACGTTGGCGCACAGGACCGGGTGGATGTTCCACATGGGGGAGTCCTTGACCGTCACGCCCTCGATCAGGACGTTGCGGCAGCGGTAGAGCTGGATGAGGTTGGGGCGCAGGTAGTGGCCCTCGCCGAACACCCGCTCGGCCACCGGCACGCCCTGCTCGGCCATGGCGGCCAGCAGGTTCTTGTCGGGCCGCTCGGACGGCGGCGGGTCGCCCGACCAGTCCCACCAGTGCGTGGCGTCGGCCTGGCCGTCGATCGTGCCGCTGCCGGTGATCGCGACGTTCTCCCGCTCGTAGGCGTAGACGAACGGGGAGTAGTTCATCAGCTCGACGCCCTCGTAGCGGGTGTGGACGACCGGCAGGTAGTCGGCCGGGTTCCGGCTGAACCGGATCGTGGCGCCCGCCTCCAGGTGCAGCTCGACGTTGTCGGCCAGGTGGATCGCGCCGGTGAGGTACGTCCCCGCGGGCACCAGCACGCGCCCGCCGCCGGCCGCCGCGCAGGCCGCGATCGCCTGCCGGAAGGCGTCGGTGCACATCGCGGTCCCGTCGCCGACCGCCCCGTGGCGCGTGACGGGGAAGGTGCGGCGGGGGAAGCGGGGTGGCCTGATCCGCCGCCGGATCCGCGGCACCCTGGCCCAGCCGTCCAGGTCGGGGGCCGCCTCCGCTCGCTCGGTGATCAGTTGGGGGGCCAGCACCGCGCCGGCCGCCGCGGCCAGGAAGCTCCTGCGGGACTTCATGGTGTGCTCCTATCCGTGCGCCAGGGAGATGCCGCGCCGCTCGACCAGCGTGTGCTCGCCGACCCGGTACGGCTCCACCCGCCGTACCGCCGTGTAGAAGTGGTGGGGCCGCCCGCCGTGGGTGACGAGCGCGGGCTTGTGCGCGTACGTGTCGTCGGCCGAGCCCGGCGGGCCCACGTCGATGAGGATCTCGCCGCTCTTGCGCCAGGTGCGCAGGTCGCGGGAGACCGCGAAGCTCTCCCTCGCGTGCCCGTCGAACGAGAGCCCGAAGTAGAACATCACCCACCAGTCGCCGTCGCGCAGCACGCACGGGTCGGAGGCGAAACGCTCGTCGAACTCGCCGGGACCACCGTGCGGGACGACCGGTCCGGGCTCGGGGCGCTCCCAGCGTTCGAGATCGGGGGAGACGGCGTAGCCGATCTGCTCGCGCCAGCCGTCGTAGGTGCGGTTCTTGGCGTTGTAGAAGCAGTAGTAGAGGCCGTCGTGGCGCAGCAGCCACGACTTGTACAGGCCGCCGCGCTCCCACGCGCCGCCGTCCTGCGGGCGCAGCACCGACCCGACGTCCACCCAGGTACGCAGGTCCTCGCTGGCCACGAACCCGATGACCGCCGCGCCCATCTCCATGCCCGCCTCGGGATAGGCGTGGTACGTGCCGACCGCCCGGCCGTCCAGCCAGGTCACCTGGCCGGGGGAGTCGAGGCGGTTGTCGCGCACGATGGACGTGAGCGCCGCGTTGTACCCCCGGTACGGGTGCGCGGGGTCGCGCGGCAGGATCACCTCGCCCGGCGTCCACGACACGAGGTCCGCCGAGCGGCTCAGCGCGGTCTGGTAGCCGGTCCCGTCGAAGCCGACGTACGTCATCAGGTATTCGCCGCCGTCGGAGCACACGAACGGGCAGTCCACGAACAGGCTGTCGAACCTGCCCGGCTCCCGCGACCCCTCGACCAGCAGCCTGCCGGCCTTGTGCGGCGTCCTGACGCGGGCGGCGTCGTACGTGCCGATCACCGCCCAGCCCCGAACATCCACCGCCCGGCCGGCACCTCATAGGCGTGGGCCCCGAGTTTGGCCGCCGCGTCCGGCACGGCGTGCCGGGCGAGCCCGAGGTCGGGCAGCCGCACCTCGGCCGACGAGCCCGGCGGGACCGTCACGTCGAGCGTGAACTCCCCGTCCGCGCGGGTCCAGGACACCTCGACCCCGCCGTACGGGGTCACGGTGCTGGCCCGCACCGACTCCAGGTCGCCGGGGGCGGCGGGCTCGATCAGCAACCTGCGGAAGCCGTTCGAGCCGGGGGCCTGGCCGATGCCGCCGAGGCCGCGGTAGAACCAGGCGTCGACGGCGCCCAGCATGTAGTGGTTCTGCGACAGGCCCCTCGTGGGCCCGTCCCACGCCTCGGTGAGCGCGGTGGCGCCGTGCCGTACCTGGTAGCCGTAGCTGGGGTGGCTCGTCGAGGTGGCGAACGCCCACAGGGCGTCGTGCCGTCCCGCCCGGCCGAGCACCCTGAACAGGGCGGGCAGCGCGATCTCGCCGACCGTGATGCCGCCGCCCGCCACCGCCTCCGAGATCCGGTCCAGCACCCGCTCGTCGGTGACGACGCCCATGTCGAGCGCCAGGATCTCCGACGCCTGGCTGCGGGAGCCCGCGAAGGCACGGGAGAACGCGGCGGTGATCTGCTCGGTCAGGGCCCGGTAGCGCCTGGCGTCGTCGTCGCGGCCCAGCACCCCGGCGGCACGCGCCATGGTGCCGGCGGCCCGCCAGAAGCCCCAGGTCGAGACCAGCGGGACGGGCGTCGAGTCGTCCAGGCCGATCCAGTCGCCCAGCCCGTGGCCGAGGATGCCGTCCTCGGCCTTGGACGTGAGGTAGTCCACGTAGCGGCGCATCGCGTCGTAGTGCGTCCGCATCGCCGACGGGTCGCCGTACCAGCGGTAGAGCTGCCACGGGATGCGGACGATCGCGCCGCCCCAGTTGGGGTCGTCCCTGAACGGGGCGTCGAACACCAGGAACTCCGGCGCGATGTCCGGCACCAGCCCGTCCCCGGTCTGCGCCTCGGCGATCGTGACCAGCAGCTCGCGGTAGTAGGCGGCCACGTCGTAGTTGTAGGCGACGACGTCGAACAGCAGGTGGGTCTGCTCCAGCCAGCCCAGCTTCTCCCGGTGCGGGCAGTCGGTGAGGACGCTGTACATGTTGCCCCGCACCGCGCGGTCGATGATCGTGTGGATGTCGTTGACCAGGGCGTCGGAGGTCTCGAACGCGCCGGTGGGGGTGTTGTCGGCGCGCAGCACGAGCGCGGTCACGGCCTC
This region includes:
- a CDS encoding HAMP domain-containing sensor histidine kinase, which produces MNEGAKRTTRSPAQALFRRLFMINGLVFAVATAVLAVSPATVSAPVVLAEVPVLIVGLALMLAANALLLRRSLAPLDALTTLMQRVDLLRTGERLPDGGNSDLTHVIATFNAMLDRLEAERSASSGHALAAQEGERRRIARELHDEIGQSLTVVLLGLKRVVDRAPGDLREELHGVQETVRASLDEVRQVARRLRPGVLEDLGLHAALSALCSDVSQMSGVQVTRAVQHDLPELGEDVELVLYRIAQESLTNIARHARATRAELSLATHDGRLTLRVTDDGQGGARQDGAGIRGMRERALLIGARLTVDSPPGEGTRVHLTIPNDRSPTR
- a CDS encoding response regulator; this encodes MSTAKTRILLADDHALVRRGLKMILDAEPDLEVVAEAADGAEAVTAASEDAVDLAILDIAMPRMTGLQAAREISRRAPGIRILILSMYDNEQYFFEALKVGASGYVLKSVADQDLLEACRATMRGEPFLYPGAVTALIRDYLQRSREGERMPESILTPREEEIVKLIAEGNSAKEIAETLVISVKTVDRHRANILQKLGMRDRLDLTRYAIRAGLVEP
- a CDS encoding NACHT domain-containing protein produces the protein MSKSITYADALRILGGESATIKALDKIVGGALLGAAAAGFSVALGLIDAKAEAVRLCHELVSNLRGKLSGLGRYTRTQRLEAAHAIIVLAAFLEAIDQVDLPFTAKQLDLSRREIVEIGNRSKSKDKVRDNILNAEVLVPEMHRSYEENLHIIRRHYVAVAASLTTFLRGLKIWEDLDETAQRHVPLRLIGELPDYACARYQELYRQLSLDCREFSIWADIGHHQATRDVIRTGLAELEHRLSDLVSGIAPAHQLLSITNANRAALDRPVNAARDLPEDLRIPKLSAAYVDPRFRVCEPGGGHAVSRRIRQVTESGTPADISSRVWWENVKVRKNLPQFLAGFLTSPRAVTAPLIVLGQPGSGKSVLMQILAARLPANQFLPICISMRSVPADAEPHMQIEAAVSQLTHENVHWANLARSAAHSGILPVLLFDGLDEAVQATGVHRSDFLEKVADFQRRERDQGRAVAAVVTTRAAVANWCRLPDGLLAVQLEPFDPEQISTWIETWNSVNENYFRGRALRPLLPEHVVSQRELASEPLLLLMLALYDADANGLQLDSGCIARTELYRRVLTRFVEREIAKKDSNLAAEAMEEAVDYELRRLAIVAIAMMNRRRQWVSRDEIDQDLQVWFPKDGRSPSTDFRASLSPAEKIIARFFFIHEAKAVQNGQPVATYEFLHATFAEYLVAFLFFNVLEQLRAEAAASARPFGDDRPQDGPLYALSSFALLSSRRAVLGFLKEMAGTTGAYDKLVTRLFQQRDNRTDHRFAEYLPNRLMTTKRSAYYEANLIVMSATTAEYVSVRELLGIGTDPIDEWQRHAHLVKHAALKEEWLNHLQLFRVSRTSEAAEDDVRVSIGELSLSSDPDSLNSTGAHDVAAKHEIERMEKRFLLDESLGLAGDRGENVGIPERGIVMRKEPLADCLENLLYGRTDVATGYRDLLRQLSMPDGHESAIDCVGSILRLLARDIPEIEPEVTATLIRRLIPLIKGERNADAIADCVSDLIARDTRQKSLVHDLVKVDPSPYARLRVAVILMELEIAATDVPWDELAVANVLTRMGLDRLRQADRRLFLNSRRVIMADGARYGLSWPADL
- a CDS encoding AfsR/SARP family transcriptional regulator, with translation MDGAEFRLLGPVGIWSGGRSLGPSTAQQRSVLAMLLLHPGRTVPLDRLVEAVWDQEPPPSARNAIQGYVSRLRRVLAGIPGVELVTSSPGYRLDLDPLRVDLYLSRHLVERARAGGQDEAGPLLRRALELWSGPPLAGVAGEWLRETFGGPLEEERLAAVEERIAADLRLGLCREPLAELPVLIGEHPLRERLAYLMMAALHQDGRRAAALEVYRDARRRLVDGLGVEPGGELQELHQRILREEPDAEPPAAPVSAGPPPAAVPAELPAAPASFTGRAEEVARVSAALAGDGPGAVRICQISGIGGVGKSSLAIHVAHALAGRYPDGQLYVDLHGASPQVVPVDPVEALGRFLRSLGVAGSAVPTDLEEAAGRFRSLTVGRRMLVILDNARDAAQVRPLLPGSPTCAVLVTSRRMLASFDGATQVSLDVLPNGDALALLGGIVGDGRIAAEPAAAAEVVRLCGGLPLALCLAAARLRARPSWQVSALAGRLASAHRRLDELRADDRGLRASFQAGYQELKSDADGIAAARMFRLLGLLDGPDLGLPTAAALAGLPEERAQRLLDLLVDARLVQERAPDRYDLHDLLRLFARERAAEEESEPARRLAVERALHHHLATARTAIEMLKPAYTWRNEVGPSSLTRPGLALETNEDLRAWVDAEEDNLLAAVGQTRGTPAAGLGVALAVTFAVPLYSTGRWRGLLALSEAALRAAEHTAEPFDEAVVLGDLGWAHVCVGNQIVGIAHMNRSLAIHRRLGNKRRAAALLDHLGIAYRGAGRFDEAADHHRQAIALMDDRYGQGAILTHLGLVYQRAGRFAEAVEAGVRSVAILEETGAALDAVTALANLAEAYRLAGDPARAVAHHREALARYRAAGHGGDYVEAESLWGLGHALSESGECDEARRLWRRAAAILHGLGLITAEERHSIENDDVPATPQVIQRML
- a CDS encoding glycoside hydrolase family 28 protein, yielding MKSRRSFLAAAAGAVLAPQLITERAEAAPDLDGWARVPRIRRRIRPPRFPRRTFPVTRHGAVGDGTAMCTDAFRQAIAACAAAGGGRVLVPAGTYLTGAIHLADNVELHLEAGATIRFSRNPADYLPVVHTRYEGVELMNYSPFVYAYERENVAITGSGTIDGQADATHWWDWSGDPPPSERPDKNLLAAMAEQGVPVAERVFGEGHYLRPNLIQLYRCRNVLIEGVTVKDSPMWNIHPVLCANVTIREVTVDSPNGPNNDGCDPESCVDVLIERCEFNTGDDCVAIKAGKNADGRRVNAPSANVLVDSCVMRDGNGGVTIGSETTGGVRWVYAWNCTMSSPRLERAIRIKTNPDRGGYVRDVYFRDITVGQAADAVIEVALNYENKDTGPYFPDVGAIDVRRLRAGRAPRAFNLIGNPGNPIKGVRVTDSVFEEMAEDDVVREVTGLVLREVWINGRRVDSGG
- a CDS encoding family 78 glycoside hydrolase catalytic domain, which translates into the protein MVTNLRTCDLTDPLGIEITRPTLSWQLTGTSAQTGYHVQVEPGLWDTGEVESADQRVVYDGRPLTSRTAASWRVRVRDAGGRWSGWSPPARFELGLLSPDDWTASWITHPDWHDEGNPRAGEGRPLPLLKGEFVLAQPVTRARLHVAGLGVYVATVNGAPVTDAVLEPPYTDFARRVVYATHDVTGLLREGRNALGVELGPGIAHVFPHQDRYMKFFGSKAAPRAIAQLELEYADGSFGRFVTGPDWRAAEGPTVRSHWYGGEDHDARRTASGWLPATVVPGTKDVLRSRACPPIRVTERLPATARLAAADGTPVFDVGTVVAGWAELSLDLPAGRHLRLVPGDQLDDYGRVIQSKPTTGAPIFNTYVTKDGPQTWHPSFRYDGFRYVEVQGLPEHVGPEAVTALVLRADNTPTGAFETSDALVNDIHTIIDRAVRGNMYSVLTDCPHREKLGWLEQTHLLFDVVAYNYDVAAYYRELLVTIAEAQTGDGLVPDIAPEFLVFDAPFRDDPNWGGAIVRIPWQLYRWYGDPSAMRTHYDAMRRYVDYLTSKAEDGILGHGLGDWIGLDDSTPVPLVSTWGFWRAAGTMARAAGVLGRDDDARRYRALTEQITAAFSRAFAGSRSQASEILALDMGVVTDERVLDRISEAVAGGGITVGEIALPALFRVLGRAGRHDALWAFATSTSHPSYGYQVRHGATALTEAWDGPTRGLSQNHYMLGAVDAWFYRGLGGIGQAPGSNGFRRLLIEPAAPGDLESVRASTVTPYGGVEVSWTRADGEFTLDVTVPPGSSAEVRLPDLGLARHAVPDAAAKLGAHAYEVPAGRWMFGAGR